A single genomic interval of Asinibacterium sp. OR53 harbors:
- a CDS encoding sugar phosphate isomerase/epimerase, whose amino-acid sequence MKQSRRNFIKLSATAAGMLYSLDEFAATDKPSFKQNGKFSLLLMATNWGFNGTIDEFCAAAKKEGYDGIEPVWPTEAKDQEALFAAVKKHGLEVGFLCRGWQNDFKEHLESFKKVTSDAANNRFQKPVYINCHSGRDYFSFDQSASFIDHTTQLSKDTGIRFCHETHRSRMLFAAHITRQFIEKKPDLKLTFDVSHWCNVHESLLGDQKDTVDMALERVEHIHARIGHEEGPQVNDPRAPEWEAAVKQHFAWWDKVAERKKRNGERMTILTEFGPPTYMPTLPYTRQPLADQWAINVYMMKLLRQRYGA is encoded by the coding sequence ATGAAACAAAGCCGAAGGAATTTTATCAAACTCAGCGCCACAGCAGCCGGCATGCTGTATTCATTAGACGAATTTGCAGCAACGGATAAACCTTCCTTTAAACAAAACGGGAAATTCAGTTTGTTGTTGATGGCTACCAACTGGGGATTCAATGGCACGATCGATGAATTTTGCGCTGCCGCCAAAAAAGAAGGCTATGATGGCATAGAGCCAGTGTGGCCAACTGAAGCCAAAGACCAGGAGGCATTGTTTGCTGCTGTGAAAAAACATGGACTCGAAGTGGGATTTTTGTGCAGGGGCTGGCAAAACGATTTCAAGGAGCATCTCGAAAGCTTTAAAAAAGTAACTTCCGATGCCGCCAACAACCGGTTTCAAAAACCGGTATATATCAATTGCCATTCCGGGCGTGATTATTTTAGTTTTGATCAATCGGCATCTTTCATCGATCATACCACGCAACTTTCTAAAGACACAGGTATTCGGTTCTGTCACGAAACGCATCGTTCGCGCATGCTGTTCGCTGCGCATATTACCAGGCAGTTCATAGAAAAGAAACCCGACCTGAAACTTACTTTCGATGTATCGCATTGGTGCAATGTGCACGAAAGCCTGCTGGGCGATCAAAAAGACACGGTTGATATGGCGTTGGAAAGGGTAGAGCATATCCATGCGCGTATCGGCCACGAAGAAGGGCCGCAAGTGAATGATCCGCGCGCACCGGAATGGGAAGCGGCGGTTAAGCAACATTTCGCATGGTGGGACAAGGTAGCGGAGCGTAAAAAAAGAAATGGCGAGCGAATGACGATCCTCACCGAATTCGGGCCACCTACATACATGCCCACACTGCCCTATACGAGGCAACCACTGGCCGATCAATGGGCCATCAATGTGTATATGATGAAATTACTGAGACAGCGATACGGTGCGTAA
- a CDS encoding c-type cytochrome domain-containing protein translates to MFLSVSGLMGRFHPVLVHLPIGILLLACFFQWLSIKEKFALLRPAIPVMLFWGVLSGIFSCLTGYMLSLSADYDADLVEQHQWLGIFSVTASLIFYLLYKFSFNEKMARWFSLGIIVLITITGHLGGSLTHGSDYLTSGLHNNQEGPALKPIPNIQEAALYPGVVQPLLQARCYSCHGPEKQKGKLRLDQQNFILKGGKDGVALIAGKADESEMIRRILLPVSNEKHMPPKEKPQLTAEEIALLHWWISTGADFNKKVKDLPQTEKIKPVLIALQSGNVKKEENAMPDQQVAKADETIVNRLKKAGVIVVPVAQNSNYLSANFVNANADSLIALLEPLKEQLLWLKLDHAAIDDAAMPVIGKLTTLTKLQLSNTLVTDQGIAALQSLHHLASLNLTGTKVTAKGIEQLKPLKELRYLYLYQTDVKNQEWTLLQKVFPATRLDSGKYIVQSLPTDTMIVKPPPKKM, encoded by the coding sequence ATGTTTTTATCTGTTTCAGGTTTGATGGGACGTTTTCACCCGGTACTGGTGCACTTGCCTATCGGTATCTTATTGCTAGCCTGTTTTTTTCAATGGCTTTCTATAAAAGAAAAATTTGCATTGCTTAGGCCGGCAATCCCTGTGATGCTCTTCTGGGGTGTGCTGAGCGGAATATTCTCCTGTTTAACAGGGTATATGCTTTCACTCAGCGCAGATTACGATGCTGACTTGGTAGAGCAGCATCAATGGCTGGGTATTTTTTCAGTAACAGCTTCTTTGATCTTCTATTTGTTGTATAAGTTTTCGTTCAATGAAAAAATGGCCCGCTGGTTTTCCCTGGGCATCATTGTATTGATTACCATTACCGGGCACCTGGGCGGATCATTGACGCATGGATCGGATTACCTTACGTCCGGCCTGCACAATAACCAGGAAGGCCCTGCATTGAAACCCATTCCCAATATCCAGGAAGCAGCGTTGTATCCTGGTGTGGTACAGCCTTTGTTGCAAGCCAGGTGTTACAGTTGTCATGGGCCTGAAAAACAAAAAGGAAAATTAAGACTCGATCAACAAAACTTCATACTCAAAGGAGGGAAGGATGGCGTAGCACTCATCGCTGGTAAAGCAGATGAAAGCGAAATGATCAGGCGAATATTGCTGCCGGTTTCCAATGAAAAACATATGCCGCCCAAAGAGAAACCTCAACTCACCGCAGAAGAAATCGCCTTACTGCATTGGTGGATCAGTACTGGCGCAGATTTTAATAAGAAAGTTAAAGACCTGCCGCAAACAGAAAAGATCAAACCGGTGCTGATTGCTTTGCAATCGGGCAATGTTAAAAAAGAAGAAAATGCAATGCCTGATCAGCAGGTGGCGAAAGCTGATGAAACCATTGTCAACAGGCTGAAAAAAGCCGGGGTAATAGTGGTGCCTGTTGCACAGAACAGCAATTATCTTTCTGCCAATTTTGTGAATGCCAATGCCGATTCCCTGATAGCGTTGCTTGAACCACTCAAAGAACAGCTTTTATGGTTGAAGTTAGATCATGCCGCTATCGATGATGCTGCTATGCCGGTTATTGGCAAACTTACGACTCTTACAAAACTGCAACTCAGCAATACACTTGTTACAGATCAAGGGATCGCTGCATTGCAATCATTGCATCACCTGGCATCTCTTAACCTCACAGGAACAAAGGTTACGGCAAAAGGAATAGAACAATTAAAACCTTTAAAAGAACTCAGGTATCTGTACCTGTATCAAACAGATGTGAAAAACCAGGAGTGGACTTTGTTGCAGAAAGTATTTCCGGCAACGAGACTGGACTCGGGAAAATACATAGTACAATCGTTGCCTACTGACACGATGATTGTAAAGCCCCCTCCCAAAAAAATGTAA
- a CDS encoding SDR family oxidoreductase translates to MSYALITGASKGIGKAIAEELAAKKIDLLLVARSGDLLSALANELTVKHGIQVDYLAADLGKAGAVEQILRWVDEKHYPVYILVNNAGYGLSGPFTAYNAAEHREMMEVNMMTPVALCSALLPRLKEQPQAYILNIASSAAYQAVPGLSVYAASKAFVLNFSRGLRYELRNTRVSVTAVSPGSTDTGFAHRANVGPKALKTAEKVNMTPEAVARLAVHAMFARKTELIAGMINKLGAFFAWLLPKKLVEKASAGIYDLD, encoded by the coding sequence ATGAGTTACGCATTGATTACCGGGGCCAGCAAAGGAATTGGCAAAGCCATTGCAGAAGAGTTAGCGGCTAAAAAGATCGACCTGCTGCTGGTAGCCCGCAGTGGCGACCTGCTGTCGGCACTCGCTAATGAGCTGACTGTTAAACACGGTATACAGGTAGATTACCTGGCAGCCGATCTGGGCAAGGCCGGCGCAGTAGAACAAATCCTTCGCTGGGTAGATGAAAAGCATTATCCGGTGTATATCCTGGTAAACAATGCGGGATATGGATTGAGTGGCCCGTTTACGGCTTATAATGCCGCTGAGCACCGCGAAATGATGGAAGTGAACATGATGACGCCTGTAGCCCTCTGCAGTGCCCTCCTGCCCCGTTTAAAAGAACAGCCGCAGGCTTATATCCTGAATATTGCCAGTTCGGCAGCATACCAGGCAGTGCCCGGACTGAGCGTGTATGCCGCTTCGAAAGCTTTTGTTTTGAATTTCAGCCGGGGGCTGCGCTATGAATTGCGTAATACCCGGGTATCGGTAACGGCTGTGAGTCCGGGTTCTACCGACACCGGTTTTGCACACAGGGCCAATGTGGGGCCTAAAGCCCTTAAAACGGCCGAGAAAGTGAACATGACACCTGAAGCAGTTGCCCGGCTGGCGGTACACGCTATGTTTGCCCGCAAAACAGAGTTGATCGCTGGTATGATCAATAAACTCGGTGCATTTTTTGCGTGGTTATTGCCTAAGAAGCTGGTAGAGAAAGCTTCAGCAGGTATATATGATTTAGATTAA